One window from the genome of Kryptolebias marmoratus isolate JLee-2015 linkage group LG1, ASM164957v2, whole genome shotgun sequence encodes:
- the klhl22 gene encoding kelch-like protein 22 isoform X1: MKPEGQSAAVAEDRELAPTGRGAGSSDRPTRQLFKSSAHFRSLLDGLLTLRQAGILFDVVLLVEGRPIQAHRILLAASCDYFRGMFAGGLREMQQNEVPIHGVSYTAMKKILDYIYTAEIELDLESVQEVLIAATLLQLESVTGFCCDFLFSWLDESNILEVHHLADLYGLQQLKARVHSYILRNIQSLSQTDVYRQLPEDDVFRALSSDELQVASENEVYEAALHYHYSPEEVETDRVYLQVSLKDNLKMFGAVRFCLIEKQTLQRLHSRLNKCPLKDLVSAALRYHEQELWQPDLQSPLTQPRSTFHCILGFGGMFGSRSLADKEHLFHVFHPGWREWRSLTAAHAPQMSNQGIAVLNNFVYLIGGDKNTNGFRAENRCWRYDPRHNRWCSIQPLQQQHADHCVCVVGGHIYTIGGRDYESELDSVERYDPHTNTWEFVSPLKREVYAHAGAVAGGKIYITCGRRGAAYLRETYCFDPAANQWGACAEGPVERAWHGMAAVNGRVYVIGGSNHERGFRRDVLKMACFDPAANSWSLLSPLPSGHGEPGVAVLDGRIYVLGGRSHDEGNRTKHVHVYDPDSDEWESETELKKRVSGLAASVVLLPLAVIAQARSWEQRTKASDVDNSEDSNED; the protein is encoded by the exons ATGAAGCCTGAAGGTCAGAGTGCTGCTGTGGCTGAGGACAGGGAGCTGGCTCCCACGGGGAGAGGAGCTGGCTCTTCAGACCGTCCGACTCGGCAGCTCTTTAAAAGTTCGGCCCATTTCCGGAGCCTGCTGGACGGACTGCTCACCCTCAGACAGGCTGGCATCCTGTTCGATGTGGTGCTCCTGGTGGAGGGTCGACCCATCCAAGCCCACCGTATACTCCTGGCAGCCTCGTGTGATTATTTCAG GGGGATGTTTGCTGGTGGCCTCCGGGAGATGCAGCAAAACGAGGTTCCAATTCACGGAGTGTCCTACACGGCCATGAAAAAGATCCTGGACTACATCTACACGGCTGAGATAGAGTTGGACCTGGAGAGCGTTCAGGAGGTCCTGATAGCGGCCACGCTGTTGCAG cttgaAAGTGTCACTGGCTTCTGTTGCGACTTCCTGTTCTCCTGGCTGGACGAGAGCAACATTTTAGAGGTGCACCACCTGGCTGATCTCTACGGACTGCAGCAGCTTAAAGCCAGGGTCCACTCCTACATCCTCAGGAACATTCAGAGTTTGTCTCAGACAGATGTGTACAGACAGCTCCCCGAAGACGACGTCTTCAGAGCGCTGAGCAGCGACGAGCTCCAGGTGGCAAGTGAGAACGAGGTGTACGAGGCGGCGCTTCACTACCACTACAGTCCCGAGGAGGTGGAGACTGACCGGGTGTACTTGCAGGTCAGTCTGaag GACAATCTCAAGATGTTTGGTGCTGTGCGTTTCTGCCTGATCGAGAAGCAAACGTTGCAGAGACTCCACAGCAGGCTGAACAAGTGTCCGCTGAAGGATCTGGTGTCAGCCGCGCTGCGGTACCACGAGCAGGAGCTGTGGCAGCCCGACCTGCAGAGTCCTCTCACTCAGCCGCGCTCCACCTTCCACTGCATCCTGGGCTTCGGGGGCATGTTCGGCTCCAGGTCCCTGGCAGACAAAGAGCACCTATTCCACGTCTTCCACCCGGGCTGGAGGGAGTGGAGGAGCCTCACCGCGGCTCACGCTCCACAAATGTCCAACCAGGGCATCGCCGTCCTGAACAACTTCGTCTACTTGATCGGAGGGGATAAGAACACAAATGGGTTTCGTGCAGAGAATCGCTGCTGGAG ATACGACCCTCGTCACAACCGGTGGTGCTCCATCCAgcctctccagcagcagcacgcAGACCACTGCGTTTGTGTGGTGGGCGGCCATATTTACACCATCGGAGGGCGCGACTACGAAAGTGAGCTGGACTCAGTGGAGCGCTACGACCCGCACACCAACACGTGGGAGTTTGTGTCGCCTTTGAAGAGAGAG GTGTATGCCCACGCCGGGGCTGTGGCGGGCGGTAAGATCTATATAACGTGCGGGCGTCGAGGGGCAGCGTACCTCAGAGAGACGTACTGCTTCGACCCTGCGGCCAATCAGTGGGGAGCGTGCGCAGAGGGGCCGGTGGAGCGGGCGTGGCATGGCATGGCTGCTGTTAATGGACGTGTGTATGTCATCGGGGGGAGCAACCATGAGCGCGGGTTTCGACGTGACGTCCTGAAG ATGGCATGTTTTGACCCCGCAGCCAACTCTTGGTCTCTGTTGAGCCCCCTCCCTTCCGGTCACGGAGAGCCCGGCGTGGCCGTGCTGGACGGTCGCATCTACGTGCTGGGGGGGCGCTCGCACGACGAAGGCAACAGGACGAAACACGTTCACGTGTACGACCCGGACTCGGACGAGTGGGAAAGCGAGACCGAGTTGAAGAAGCGCGTCTCGGGCCTGGCGGCCAGCGTCGTGCTCCTGCCCCTGGCCGTGATCGCTCAGGCCAGGAGCTGGGAGCAGCGCACCAAGGCCTCAGACGTTGACAACTCGGAGGACTCCAATGAGGACTGA
- the klhl22 gene encoding kelch-like protein 22 isoform X3: protein MFAGGLREMQQNEVPIHGVSYTAMKKILDYIYTAEIELDLESVQEVLIAATLLQLESVTGFCCDFLFSWLDESNILEVHHLADLYGLQQLKARVHSYILRNIQSLSQTDVYRQLPEDDVFRALSSDELQVASENEVYEAALHYHYSPEEVETDRVYLQVSLKDNLKMFGAVRFCLIEKQTLQRLHSRLNKCPLKDLVSAALRYHEQELWQPDLQSPLTQPRSTFHCILGFGGMFGSRSLADKEHLFHVFHPGWREWRSLTAAHAPQMSNQGIAVLNNFVYLIGGDKNTNGFRAENRCWRYDPRHNRWCSIQPLQQQHADHCVCVVGGHIYTIGGRDYESELDSVERYDPHTNTWEFVSPLKREVYAHAGAVAGGKIYITCGRRGAAYLRETYCFDPAANQWGACAEGPVERAWHGMAAVNGRVYVIGGSNHERGFRRDVLKMACFDPAANSWSLLSPLPSGHGEPGVAVLDGRIYVLGGRSHDEGNRTKHVHVYDPDSDEWESETELKKRVSGLAASVVLLPLAVIAQARSWEQRTKASDVDNSEDSNED, encoded by the exons ATGTTTGCTGGTGGCCTCCGGGAGATGCAGCAAAACGAGGTTCCAATTCACGGAGTGTCCTACACGGCCATGAAAAAGATCCTGGACTACATCTACACGGCTGAGATAGAGTTGGACCTGGAGAGCGTTCAGGAGGTCCTGATAGCGGCCACGCTGTTGCAG cttgaAAGTGTCACTGGCTTCTGTTGCGACTTCCTGTTCTCCTGGCTGGACGAGAGCAACATTTTAGAGGTGCACCACCTGGCTGATCTCTACGGACTGCAGCAGCTTAAAGCCAGGGTCCACTCCTACATCCTCAGGAACATTCAGAGTTTGTCTCAGACAGATGTGTACAGACAGCTCCCCGAAGACGACGTCTTCAGAGCGCTGAGCAGCGACGAGCTCCAGGTGGCAAGTGAGAACGAGGTGTACGAGGCGGCGCTTCACTACCACTACAGTCCCGAGGAGGTGGAGACTGACCGGGTGTACTTGCAGGTCAGTCTGaag GACAATCTCAAGATGTTTGGTGCTGTGCGTTTCTGCCTGATCGAGAAGCAAACGTTGCAGAGACTCCACAGCAGGCTGAACAAGTGTCCGCTGAAGGATCTGGTGTCAGCCGCGCTGCGGTACCACGAGCAGGAGCTGTGGCAGCCCGACCTGCAGAGTCCTCTCACTCAGCCGCGCTCCACCTTCCACTGCATCCTGGGCTTCGGGGGCATGTTCGGCTCCAGGTCCCTGGCAGACAAAGAGCACCTATTCCACGTCTTCCACCCGGGCTGGAGGGAGTGGAGGAGCCTCACCGCGGCTCACGCTCCACAAATGTCCAACCAGGGCATCGCCGTCCTGAACAACTTCGTCTACTTGATCGGAGGGGATAAGAACACAAATGGGTTTCGTGCAGAGAATCGCTGCTGGAG ATACGACCCTCGTCACAACCGGTGGTGCTCCATCCAgcctctccagcagcagcacgcAGACCACTGCGTTTGTGTGGTGGGCGGCCATATTTACACCATCGGAGGGCGCGACTACGAAAGTGAGCTGGACTCAGTGGAGCGCTACGACCCGCACACCAACACGTGGGAGTTTGTGTCGCCTTTGAAGAGAGAG GTGTATGCCCACGCCGGGGCTGTGGCGGGCGGTAAGATCTATATAACGTGCGGGCGTCGAGGGGCAGCGTACCTCAGAGAGACGTACTGCTTCGACCCTGCGGCCAATCAGTGGGGAGCGTGCGCAGAGGGGCCGGTGGAGCGGGCGTGGCATGGCATGGCTGCTGTTAATGGACGTGTGTATGTCATCGGGGGGAGCAACCATGAGCGCGGGTTTCGACGTGACGTCCTGAAG ATGGCATGTTTTGACCCCGCAGCCAACTCTTGGTCTCTGTTGAGCCCCCTCCCTTCCGGTCACGGAGAGCCCGGCGTGGCCGTGCTGGACGGTCGCATCTACGTGCTGGGGGGGCGCTCGCACGACGAAGGCAACAGGACGAAACACGTTCACGTGTACGACCCGGACTCGGACGAGTGGGAAAGCGAGACCGAGTTGAAGAAGCGCGTCTCGGGCCTGGCGGCCAGCGTCGTGCTCCTGCCCCTGGCCGTGATCGCTCAGGCCAGGAGCTGGGAGCAGCGCACCAAGGCCTCAGACGTTGACAACTCGGAGGACTCCAATGAGGACTGA
- the tbx16 gene encoding T-box transcription factor 16, giving the protein MQSIRDLKSNFSGPPPPTSMAAASEAYLQGNIRMTLEDLELWKTFHEIGTEMIITKPGRRMFPHCKLSLSGLIPCAKYILLVDMVPEDGFRYKWNKDKWEVAGKAEPHPPCRTYLHPDSPAPGSHWMKQSVSFLKLKLTNNTLDQHGHIILHSMHRYHPRFHVVQADDLFSVRWSVFQTFTFPEMSFTAVTAYQNTKITRLKIDHNPFAKGFRDEGTNKKRRANKNQTCVEKRAKMPDNPNQNSKEDDSPGFCQSSYDGYDRAEGELPKRKDEDAVKEERYSPWGAERQQGGRTESPAGMDTRDVYNSEQLVPAQGSYQPYRAHEYGKSPSPPSSIGSSNSGSGRGCFESRVPDVATVPDHDSSKPRAHEAPGPSHCGPQQHLLGPQDYSGVLNMTVAQAGKPGVLGHHIYSPYSAEQPLVGQWSGPGPSQYPPHHPLTTDYTSQAVHHGYHHGNVAEWSQYPLFSYSCW; this is encoded by the exons ATGCAGTCCATCAGGG aCCTAAAGTCCAACTTCAgtggtcctcctcctcccacctccaTGGCCGCTGCATCTGAAGCCTATCTCCAGGGCAACATCAGGATGACTCTGGAGGACCTTGAACTCTGGAAGACGTTCCATGAAATAGGAACAGAGATGATCATCACCAAGCCGGGCAG GAGGATGTTTCCTCACTGTAAACTCAGTCTGTCTGGTCTCATCCCATGTGCCAAGTACATCTTACTGGTTGACATGGTCCCAGAGGATGGTTTCAGGTATAAG TGGAATAAAGACAAATGGGAGGTGGCAGGCAAAGCGGAGCCTCACCCCCCCTGCAGGACCTACCTCCACCCAGACTCACCAGCTCCGGGGAGCCACTGGATGAAGCAGAGCGTCTCTTTCCTCAAGCTCAAGCTCACCAACAATACGCTCGATCAGCATGGGCAT ATCATCTTACACTCCATGCATCGCTACCACCCGCGCTTCCATGTGGTCCAAGCAGATGACCTGTTCAGTGTTCGCTGGAGTGTTTTCCAGACTTTCACCTTCCCGGAGATGTCCTTCACCGCAGTCACCGCCTACCAGAACACCAAG ATCACAAGGCTGAAGATCGATCACAACCCATTTGCCAAGGGTTTCAGGGATGAGGGCACCAATAAAAAAAG GCgagcaaacaaaaaccaaacatgcGTTGAGAAAAGAGCCAAGATGCCAGACAACCCGAACCAGAACTCCAAAGAGGACGATTCACCAG GCTTCTGCCAGTCATCTTATGATGGTTATGACAGAGCTGAAGGAGAGCTGCCCAAGAGGAAAGATGAGGATGCTGTAAAGGAAGAGCGTTACTCTCCGTGGGGGGCAGAGAGGCAGCAGGGGGGGAGGACCGAATCTCCTGCTGGGATGGACACAAGAGATGTCTACAACTCGGAACAACTTGTTCCGGCTCAGGGTTCCTACCAGCCCTACAG AGCCCACGAGTACGGCAAGTCTCCGTCCCCCCCCTCCAGCATCGGCAGCAGTAACAGCGGATCAGGACGAGGCTGCTTTGAGTCCCGGGTTCCTGATGTCGCCACGGTCCCCGATCATGACTCCTCAAAGCCTCGTGCGCACGAAGCACCCGGTCCCTCCCACTGTGGCCCCCAGCAGCACCTCCTGGGCCCCCAGGACTACAGCGGCGTGCTCAACATGACCGTGGCACAGGCCGGAAAGCCGGGGGTCCTCGGCCACCACATTTACAGCCCCTACAGTGCAGAGCAGCCCCTGGTGGGCCAGTGGAGCGGACCAGGACCTTCCCAGTACCCCCCACACCACCCTCTGACCACTGACTACACCTCACAAGCTGTGCACCATGGCTATCACCATGGCAACGTGGCTGAGTGGAGCCAGTACCCGCTGTTTTCCTATTCCTGCTGGTGA
- the klhl22 gene encoding kelch-like protein 22 isoform X2, whose amino-acid sequence MKPEGQSAAVAEDRELAPTGRGAGSSDRPTRQLFKSSAHFRSLLDGLLTLRQAGILFDVVLLVEGRPIQAHRILLAASCDYFRGMFAGGLREMQQNEVPIHGVSYTAMKKILDYIYTAEIELDLESVQEVLIAATLLQLESVTGFCCDFLFSWLDESNILEVHHLADLYGLQQLKARVHSYILRNIQSLSQTDVYRQLPEDDVFRALSSDELQVASENEVYEAALHYHYSPEEVETDRVYLQDNLKMFGAVRFCLIEKQTLQRLHSRLNKCPLKDLVSAALRYHEQELWQPDLQSPLTQPRSTFHCILGFGGMFGSRSLADKEHLFHVFHPGWREWRSLTAAHAPQMSNQGIAVLNNFVYLIGGDKNTNGFRAENRCWRYDPRHNRWCSIQPLQQQHADHCVCVVGGHIYTIGGRDYESELDSVERYDPHTNTWEFVSPLKREVYAHAGAVAGGKIYITCGRRGAAYLRETYCFDPAANQWGACAEGPVERAWHGMAAVNGRVYVIGGSNHERGFRRDVLKMACFDPAANSWSLLSPLPSGHGEPGVAVLDGRIYVLGGRSHDEGNRTKHVHVYDPDSDEWESETELKKRVSGLAASVVLLPLAVIAQARSWEQRTKASDVDNSEDSNED is encoded by the exons ATGAAGCCTGAAGGTCAGAGTGCTGCTGTGGCTGAGGACAGGGAGCTGGCTCCCACGGGGAGAGGAGCTGGCTCTTCAGACCGTCCGACTCGGCAGCTCTTTAAAAGTTCGGCCCATTTCCGGAGCCTGCTGGACGGACTGCTCACCCTCAGACAGGCTGGCATCCTGTTCGATGTGGTGCTCCTGGTGGAGGGTCGACCCATCCAAGCCCACCGTATACTCCTGGCAGCCTCGTGTGATTATTTCAG GGGGATGTTTGCTGGTGGCCTCCGGGAGATGCAGCAAAACGAGGTTCCAATTCACGGAGTGTCCTACACGGCCATGAAAAAGATCCTGGACTACATCTACACGGCTGAGATAGAGTTGGACCTGGAGAGCGTTCAGGAGGTCCTGATAGCGGCCACGCTGTTGCAG cttgaAAGTGTCACTGGCTTCTGTTGCGACTTCCTGTTCTCCTGGCTGGACGAGAGCAACATTTTAGAGGTGCACCACCTGGCTGATCTCTACGGACTGCAGCAGCTTAAAGCCAGGGTCCACTCCTACATCCTCAGGAACATTCAGAGTTTGTCTCAGACAGATGTGTACAGACAGCTCCCCGAAGACGACGTCTTCAGAGCGCTGAGCAGCGACGAGCTCCAGGTGGCAAGTGAGAACGAGGTGTACGAGGCGGCGCTTCACTACCACTACAGTCCCGAGGAGGTGGAGACTGACCGGGTGTACTTGCAG GACAATCTCAAGATGTTTGGTGCTGTGCGTTTCTGCCTGATCGAGAAGCAAACGTTGCAGAGACTCCACAGCAGGCTGAACAAGTGTCCGCTGAAGGATCTGGTGTCAGCCGCGCTGCGGTACCACGAGCAGGAGCTGTGGCAGCCCGACCTGCAGAGTCCTCTCACTCAGCCGCGCTCCACCTTCCACTGCATCCTGGGCTTCGGGGGCATGTTCGGCTCCAGGTCCCTGGCAGACAAAGAGCACCTATTCCACGTCTTCCACCCGGGCTGGAGGGAGTGGAGGAGCCTCACCGCGGCTCACGCTCCACAAATGTCCAACCAGGGCATCGCCGTCCTGAACAACTTCGTCTACTTGATCGGAGGGGATAAGAACACAAATGGGTTTCGTGCAGAGAATCGCTGCTGGAG ATACGACCCTCGTCACAACCGGTGGTGCTCCATCCAgcctctccagcagcagcacgcAGACCACTGCGTTTGTGTGGTGGGCGGCCATATTTACACCATCGGAGGGCGCGACTACGAAAGTGAGCTGGACTCAGTGGAGCGCTACGACCCGCACACCAACACGTGGGAGTTTGTGTCGCCTTTGAAGAGAGAG GTGTATGCCCACGCCGGGGCTGTGGCGGGCGGTAAGATCTATATAACGTGCGGGCGTCGAGGGGCAGCGTACCTCAGAGAGACGTACTGCTTCGACCCTGCGGCCAATCAGTGGGGAGCGTGCGCAGAGGGGCCGGTGGAGCGGGCGTGGCATGGCATGGCTGCTGTTAATGGACGTGTGTATGTCATCGGGGGGAGCAACCATGAGCGCGGGTTTCGACGTGACGTCCTGAAG ATGGCATGTTTTGACCCCGCAGCCAACTCTTGGTCTCTGTTGAGCCCCCTCCCTTCCGGTCACGGAGAGCCCGGCGTGGCCGTGCTGGACGGTCGCATCTACGTGCTGGGGGGGCGCTCGCACGACGAAGGCAACAGGACGAAACACGTTCACGTGTACGACCCGGACTCGGACGAGTGGGAAAGCGAGACCGAGTTGAAGAAGCGCGTCTCGGGCCTGGCGGCCAGCGTCGTGCTCCTGCCCCTGGCCGTGATCGCTCAGGCCAGGAGCTGGGAGCAGCGCACCAAGGCCTCAGACGTTGACAACTCGGAGGACTCCAATGAGGACTGA